The Aneurinibacillus uraniidurans genome segment CTCTTGCTGAAGCAAGACAATTTGAATTCGTCCATATAAGTTTTGGGGATATCGGTCTGTTGCTTTACTATGGAATTTTCGTCACAGCATTAGCATACCTCTTATGGTTCCGTGGGGTTTCGAAAGTATCTGCCGGGACTGCTGCCGTCTATACAAGCTGCATCCCTGTCAGTACCTTACTGCTTTCTTATGTCGTATTACATGAGCCGTTTTCTTTGGCTCATATCGTGGGGGTGTTATTCGTGTTCGTAGGGATTTGGCAGGTATCTAGGAATCCCGCGCCAGAAACGTGTTCTGTTTTGGGGAATGAATTAGATTGCTGACCCTTCTCTCTTCCTTGACCAATTAGGAGAAGGAGAACTATTATGGGTATAACATGCATATGAGAGGGGTTTTTTGTTCGGTGTCTTATAAAATTGATGAGTCGCTCGGGTTTATTCTGAGTAACACTCAGCGGAAATTAAGTCATTTTTTGTTATCCAAATTCAAACCGTATGACATTACGACAGAACAATGGGTTTTAGTCGCCAAACTAGGAGAAGAGAACGGAATTACGCAGAAGGATTTAGCCGAGCGAACGGAGAAAGACCAAGCAAACGTGACCCGGATTATTGATCTGTTAGAAAAAAAGGGACTGGTTAGACGGGAAAAAAACAGTACCGATAGAAGATCGATGCTCGTACATCTGACTGATGAAGGAGAAAAATTACGAGAAATGCTGGCGCCAATCGAAGAGTCAGTCGTGAATGTATCGCTATCGGGCATGTCTGAGGAAGAAAAGGCGTTATTGAAAGATTTTCTTGCCCGCATCGCGGCTGCTATACAGAATGAGTGTCAAGATCAGGATTAGATGTTTATTATATAAAATATTGAATTTTCTCTATTTTTGTTTTATCATTTACATAATGAAGGTTGTTGTACGTAACTGGCGAAGCGTGGATTACCACGAGGAAGCGTACAGATTATATAGCCGTACGCCTGGGCGAAAGTATTTGATTAGTTTACAATCAAATACTTTTTTTGTTTGTAACATACATAGTGAAGCGGGAGGAGAGAGGAATGGAGAAGACAAGTATAATGCGAGATGTTTCGATGTCGGCTGTGGTAGCCGGGTTCATTGCTACGATTGTATCGTATGCGGGACCTTTGTTAATCGTATTTCAAGCAGCGAAGGTAGCAAATCTAGGTGATGCATACGTATCTTCCTGGATATGGGCGATTTCGCTTGGGAGCGGTCTGACATGTCTGCTGCTTAGCATCTGGTTTCGTTCACCTGTTATTACGGCCTGGTCAACACCGGGGCTTGTGCTGCTCGTGTCTAGCTGGTCAGCGTATAGCTATTCAGATGCGATTGGTGCATTTGTTTTTTCTGCCGTTATGGTTACGATTTTAGGTGTAACTGGTGTTTTTTCTGCTGTGATGAATCGGATTCCGTATGCGATTACAACGGCCATGCTGGCGGGAATTTTGCTGAAGTTTGGAATTGAGGTGTTCGTGTCGCTACAGAAACTGCCCACACTTGTTCTGCCGATGATTGTGTGCTATTTAGTGGCAAAGCGTTTTTTGCCGCGGTATGCCGTAGCGCTCACGCTATGTGTAGGGTTGCTGCTAGCGTATGGTCTTACGGAGTTCACGTTTAGCACGATACATGCAGCGATGGTTAAGCCAGTTTTTACAAAACCGACCTTTTCATTTGATGCGATAATAGGGCTGGGTATTCCGTTGTGTGTAGTGGCGATGGCTTCTCAAAATGCGCCGGGGATTGGGGTGCTGCGAGCTGATGGATACAATACGCCGATCAACCCGCTTATTACAACGACAGGGATTGCTTCGCTGCTTTTCGCTCCGTTCGGTTCGCACGGAATAAATCTGGCTGCCATCACAGCGGCGATCTGTACAGGAAAAGAAGCGCATCATGATAGTAGAAAACGCTATATTGCTGGAATTTCCTGCGGCGTGTTTTATATCATATTCGGTACGTTTGGTGCCACGATCTCATCGCTCGTCTCTTCCTTGCCAGGAGAATTAATTGCTGTACTTGCCGGATTAGCTTTATTTGCTTCCTTAAGTGCAAGTCTTGCATCTGCAATGAAGGAAGAAGCACAGCGAGAAAGTGCGCTTATTACATTCCTAGTTACCATATCGGGTATCTCAATCGCGGGGATTGGCTCCGCGTTCTGGGGATTGATCGCAGGAGTGGTAACCAGCTTTATTCTAACAGGGGATGTACGTACGGCTTTACGGAAAAAAAGCCGGGCAGCATAATGTTTTACAATTTCCCATGATTTATTGATAATTTCTCCGCAATGTCACCGTATGCTAAGAAACATCAAAGGTGTGTCAACAGGGAGAAGCGCACGGTCACAGTGGAGAAGGTGAAAGGTGACCAGAGGGGTCTGTTGCATAAACAGGCCTTTTTCTTTACTCTTAAGAAATAATAGAAAACAGTGGGGTGAGACGATTGCCATACCGCATCTATTTAGTAGAAGACGAACAGAACTTAAATCAACTTTTGGCAACGTATTTACAAAACGAGGGGTGGGACGTTACCTCTTTTTTGAATGGTGGCGATGCCCGGCAGGCGATTGCTCGGCAGCCTGATTTGTGGGTTCTTGATATTATGCTCCCGGATGTGGATGGATACCAGCTTATCCGGGAGATTAAAGCACAGGCGCCAGATGTTCCGGTTATTTTTATCTCCGCGCGAGATGCAGAACTTGACCGTGTGATCGGGCTTGAGATGGGAAGTGACGACTACCTGCCGAAGCCTTTCCTGCCGCGTGAGCTGGTCATTCGGGTTAAGCGGCTGCTTAATCGGGTATACAATGTGGTTTCGAATGCAGTGGAGGCGGGGAATGTACTTCATATTGCGCCGTATACAATCGATGAAACGAAGCGGATTGTGACGCGGGACGGTCAAGAAATTGAGCTGACATCGAAAGAGTTCGATTTACTTTTGCTGTATGCCAAAAACCAGGGGCAGGCGTTTGCGCGGGAACAAATCTTGCGCCGCGTCTGGGGGGAAGACTACTTCGGTACGGATCGGGTAGTGGATGATCTGGTGCGTCGGGTACGAAAGAAAATGCCAGAGCTGCGTATTGAGACGATATATGGATATGGCTATCGGATGGTACAGATATGAAAAATCAGCCGCTTGCCATTCAAATCTGGACAGCGTTCGCTGCCTTTATGCTCGGGATTGCGGTCCTTGTTGTGCTGCTTGTACCGTGGATGCTGCGGCCATTTTTTGTGGACGATATGTATGCCCGTATTTCGGATGCGCAGAACATTCTTTGGGAACACCGGGTTGTGAACGGAGAAAATCCGGAAAAACGACCATCACCACCTGATCGTGAAAAGCGGGATGTGAAGCATCTTATTTTCGTTGATAATGAACTTGTGATGCTGACACCGCATCGCCTGCCACCAGAAGTGCTCACGAAGATTACGGACCAAATTGTCAAGCAGAAGACAGGTACGAAGAAGTATCAGCAAAATATACAGGATCAACAGTTTTACTATATGATTCGGAGCGAGAAGGTCGGTGGACATTCTGTCTCGCTCGTTTCGTATATAACAGGTGCGTATGAGACAGAGATGAATCGTTCCTTGCTGCGCCAGCTCGTTAGCATTATGGGGCTCGTCCTTCTTGTCGGTGTTCCGTTCGCACTCTGGCTTGCCCGCTATTTATCCCGCCCGCTGCGCACGATGGAGAGGCATGTGAAGCAGATCGCAGATCGGAAATGGCACGAACCGCTTGATGTGAACCGTAAAGACGAGATTGGAAGACTGGGTCAGTCGATTGAGCGGATGCGCAGGCGGTTGATCAAGCAGGATGAAGCCCAGCAGTCCTTTCTCCAGCATATTTCTCATGAATTAAAAACGCCGGTCATGGTGATTCGCAGCTATGCGCAGGCGATTCGGGATGGAATTTTTCCGAAAGGTGACCTGGATGGCTCGGTTGGTGTGATTGAAGAGGAATCAGAACGGCTTGAGAAGCGTATTCGCAGCTTGCTGTACTTAACGAAGCTCGATTATCTGGCCAGCCGCGAACATGAGATGGAAACGGTAGATTTAAGTTTGCTCGTCGAAGATGCCATCACTCGTCTACGTGTGCGCAGGCTTGACATTGAATGGGAGATTGATATAGTCCCGGCCTGTGTACGGGGGGACGACGAACAAGTAAGTATTGCGATTGAGAACTTGCTTGATAATCAGATTCGCCACGCTGCCCAGAAAGCATCCGTGACGTTGAAAAAGGTACAGGAAGAAGGGAAGTCGTATGTCTTGCTTCGGTTCTGGAATGATGGTGGTTCGATTGAGGCAGATGTGAAGGATACGTTGTTTATGCCGTTTTATAAAGGAAAGAAAGGACAGTTCGGTCTCGGCCTGACGATTGTGCGGCAGATTGCCGAGCTGCATGGTGCAGATGTGTGTGTCGAGAATGAGGATGAGGGAGTGGCGTTTTATTTGCGGATGATAGTTGAGTAGGGTGATCTTTGTATCGAAGAGATAATAGTTTTGGAACTTACTATTTACAAACTAATTAGTAGACCGTATACTAAAAATTATTTAAAATGAAAAGTCTATCTGTTTACTTTGTTTTATGATTGCATCATATCGTTTCCTAATTATTTCTCTAAGTCAAAGGATACTCTACCATGCTTATCAAATCTGTCATCATTTGTATTTATCTTTTATTCACGTATTGGCTTTCCTTTCGTGCGCCTGAGCTGCATATGGTTTTTTATCCTACTTTAGCTGCCTTCAGCTTTCTGTTCATGTCCCGTTCAACTGATAAAAAAAACGTATACAAGATTGTTGGTGGGGCCATATTGGCATCAGCAATTGGCAGTTCGTTATATTTTGTGAATGCTGGTTTCGTCTCATTTTTTCTGACATCGTTTGTTATCATTTGGATGATCCAAAAGTTTAATTGGAATGCTGCGCCTATTTTAGCAGTATCCTTAGTTCCCTATTTTTCGAAGCCGCCATCTGTTTGGATTTTTCCATTATCGGTATCGTGTTCTTTACTCGGTCTTTTAGTAACATTGTGCGTGATTCAACAAGTTGAAAAAACAAAAGATGCCGTGAATGTAATCCCTATTTTAGCGCATAAACAACCACAATATCACTGGTATGGAATTTTTGGAGAAGGAAGCATCAATCTTATTGTTGGAGCGCTATACTCGTTACTATAGGAATTTGTAAAAGAAAGCAACTGGCTTAGGTAAATTAGTCAGTTGCTTTCTTTGTTTTAACAAAATGCCCACTTATTTGAATCAATTTCATAAATCCGGGACCAGTAACTATAAGGGTTTCTAGGCATAGGAAAAGGAGTACCTCCCCAAATCTCGAATAAGTTAAGCACGACCAAAACTTTATAGATAGGATGGTGACCCCCTATGTCCATTATGACAAGAAGTATAAAACAATCAAATTTGTACGGCCCAAAGCGTGCATAGATTGCCCATTGGCTTACGATTCGTTGTACCAAAAAGTATACAAGGTACGAATCGAAACAGATTTACGTCGCTATACAGCACCGGCTTGTGGAAGTCAGAAGTGGAAGATCTCTATGACCAACGCACAGCCGTAGAACGAGTCATCGCCTATTTGGAGGTATTTGGAAGGGTAAACGTAAGATTAAGAAAGGAGGGGAGTGCTGTGTCAAAAAACGATAATATGCTGGCAATTCTTTGGATGCTGAATTCAGGAGCAAAAATAACTGCGAAACAAATTGCGGAAAAGTTAGAGATAAACGTGCGAACCGTATACCGTTATATTGATTCGCTTTGCGCTAGTGGAGTACCGATCGTATCTGATGCAGGACAGAATGGCGGGTATAGCTTGCTGAACAATTTCATCAGTGCGCCTTTGTTCTTTGATGTTGAAGAACAAAAAGCAATTATTCATGCTGCCGTATTTGCAAAAGAAGCAGGGTACCCTTTCAGTGAGGTATTAAGCAAAGCTACAGAAAAATTGAAAATGTATTCAAATCGGGAACAGGAAAGCATTCTCAAGCGCCATTTAACTGGCTTTGAAGTGATAAGCCGTAACATGGCCCCTTCTGTTAAGCCAATATTAGTAGAACTGGAGCGGGCTGTAGCAAACGAGTATTCTGTAGAAATTGAATATCGCACAAGCCATGAAGAACAACCCAAGCAAAGGGTGATTGATCCTTATGGTGTGATTTATTGGAATAATAAATGGTATACGATTGGGTTTTGTCATCTGCGGAATGAAATCAGAAGTTTCCGGGCTGAACGGGTTTTACAGATAAAACAAACGCAAAGGGTGTTTAAACGGCCTGAATTTTTTTCTGCCAAGGAGTTTTTTTTACAAAGTCTATTGCCGGACCTGACGGATAAGGATGGAGTGATTTCATTAATTATAAAGGGTAGGGCAGAGGCTTTGGACGACTTGTGCATTCATTGGTTTTTAGGTCATCATCTGAAAGAGAGGACAACAAATCAAGCTGTCTTTTTACTTGACGAAAGAGCAATTCATGCATATGTGCCGTATTTTCTTTTATCCTATGGGAAGGCTATTCAGGTAATCGAACCACAGAGTTTGAAGATAAAACTTGTTGCTGTCGCATCAGAGTTAATGGAATACTATAAGATTTAAAAGCTTCACTGACAGCCGTTGTCAGTGAAGCTTTTTTATAATGAGAAAAAGGCATCAATGAACTGTAAAAGATGGAGGACATGCAAATGAATAATACTGTATATCTCTATGTATTTGATACGATGGCAGACTGGGAAATAGGTTACTTATCTGCCGAACTGAATTCGGGAAGATATTATAAGAAAGGGCTGACACCATCAAAAATAGTTACTATGGGAATTGAAAAGACCCCTGTTATTACAAAGGGGGGATTGAAAATATTACCTGATAGTAAGCTGGATGAGTGCAGTATTAAAAACGCAGATGCTTTGATTCTACCGGGTGGAGATACGTGGGCGGAAACAATTCACGAACCTATAATAAAAATAGTAGAGCAGTGTTTAAAGGAGAATATTGTTGTAGCGGCGATTTGTGGTGCTACAGTAGGACTGGCTAAGAAAGGATTGTTGGATTCACGATGGCATACGAGCAACGACTTGGACTACCTTAAAATGATATGTCCTACCTATACCGGAGAAAAGTACTACAAGAAGGAGTCCGTCGTAACTGATGGAAAACTGATAACTGCTTCCGGAATAGCTCCATTGGAATTTGCTTTACATGTCTTGAAGTCCTTAGATGTATTTACACCACAGACATTAGACGCTTGGTATAATCTTAATAAAACTCATGAACCGAAATATTTCTACGAGATGATGAATTCAATTCAATGAAGGCATACTTCACAATTTTTAGGTCTTATTTTAAAGGAGAGATAAAAATGGCTGATAACATAAAATATTTAGGAGTGTCGGGTAAATATACAAAGAATGGGATACCCAACGGATTTACAACGATAACACCATTCATAGTAGTGAAGAATCCTTCTGAAGCAATAGAGTTCTATAAGTCTGTTTTCAATGCAAGGGTTAAGGATGTTACTGAATTTTCCGATGAAAAAGGTAATAAAATAGTTGTTCACGCGGAATTGGATTTTGGAAATGGCTTTTTGCAGTTGGGCGCAGCGAATCCGTCTTATAAACTGGTTTTACCGCCAACTGGGGATAATGCATGTTATTCTTTAGCAATTTATGTTACTGATGTTGATCAGGTGTTTGAAAATGCAGTGGCAGGAGGAGCAAAAGTTAGGGAACCGATTGGTAACTTTGTTTCAGGTGATCGATTCGGCAGCATTTTGGATCCATTTGGAGTAAGATGGTCCATTATGACTAGGATCGAGGATTTACCAGAAGAAGAAAGCAGTCGGAGAGTGAAGGAATGGGCTAAAAGTTTAAGTGGGAATTAAATCATGTAAGATAACCTTCTCTATAGGTCAACTTGTAGCCAAAAATGAATGTAGCTATATTTAAGGCAGATTTTTATTTGAAAGGAGTCAAAATCATGACTGATTTTAAAGTAGAACATAAGAATCCAGACTTTTTATTTTCATCAAAAATATTCAGTCAAATGATTACTGTCAGCGGTAATGCTAAAACAATCTATATCGGCGGGCAAAATGCAACAAATGCAGAGGGAGAACTGGTTGGACAGGATGATCTTGAATTGCAGACCAAACAAATCCTGAAGAATATCGAAATCATCCTGGCTTCTGAACAAGCAAGCTTTAAGGATCTTATTAAGCTTAATATCTATTTGTTAAATGGATGTAATCCGCAAATTGGTCTTAAAGCATTTCAAGAATCCATTGGAGTAATGGAGAATCCGCCGTTAATTACAGTACTGTTCGTTTCTGGTTTTGCACGTCCGGGATGTTTAATTGAAATAGACGGAATTGCAGCAGTAGAAAGCAAGAAATGAGGTGGTATCGTATGGATTAACAAAGCTAAAATGCAAACGACGAGAGAAAAGTGAATCCAGCAAATGATAGAGGAACTTCGCAATGTCAACAAATATATGAGCATGGGCTATCGAATAAGATAAACGCTTCTAGAAACTTAAAACAATGATGGGAAACAAGTAGCCTGTGTTTCCGCATATGGTGCATGTAGAGTATTTTTTATACCACTAAAAATCACGTAAAGTATTTGAAAAAGAGCGGCCACCAGTGTCGCTCTTTTTCATTGTGTTGTGGAGTAGCGGTACCAACTATAAGTCTAAAGCTCTGAGCAATGCAGACGGTAGTAGTCATTGATATCTAATGAAAACAAATCATAAGACTAAATCTGAAGAGAGCCAGCGAAAAACAAGAACGTAATTCCCATAGAAATCAAGCCAATTTGCGCTTGGCAGTTGCCCACCCAACATTGCCTCCCCACTTTTCATAATTTCCCATAATATTTCGATAATTGTCCCACACTTCCTCCGTACACTACTAACATCTAACCCATTATACCAGTAGCAGAACAGTACGGGAGGACTACCATGCAAGAAGACAGACAACCACTCGCAGCCCTTTACCTCATCCAGCTCATCTCCGCATTCCTCGTTCTTGCCGGACATTATACAGCCGATGTCGACGACTTCATCATCTGGACCACATGGGAAGAAAAACTTAACCAGTTCAGCCGCTATGGCACTGTTATACTAGCCATTCTGACCGGCTACTTTACAGCCTACAGTCTAGAACGGAAGCAAGTTACCATGCACACATTTTTTCGTGGGAAGCTCGTGCATATTTTCCTACCATTTATC includes the following:
- a CDS encoding MarR family winged helix-turn-helix transcriptional regulator, with the translated sequence MSYKIDESLGFILSNTQRKLSHFLLSKFKPYDITTEQWVLVAKLGEENGITQKDLAERTEKDQANVTRIIDLLEKKGLVRREKNSTDRRSMLVHLTDEGEKLREMLAPIEESVVNVSLSGMSEEEKALLKDFLARIAAAIQNECQDQD
- a CDS encoding benzoate/H(+) symporter BenE family transporter: MEKTSIMRDVSMSAVVAGFIATIVSYAGPLLIVFQAAKVANLGDAYVSSWIWAISLGSGLTCLLLSIWFRSPVITAWSTPGLVLLVSSWSAYSYSDAIGAFVFSAVMVTILGVTGVFSAVMNRIPYAITTAMLAGILLKFGIEVFVSLQKLPTLVLPMIVCYLVAKRFLPRYAVALTLCVGLLLAYGLTEFTFSTIHAAMVKPVFTKPTFSFDAIIGLGIPLCVVAMASQNAPGIGVLRADGYNTPINPLITTTGIASLLFAPFGSHGINLAAITAAICTGKEAHHDSRKRYIAGISCGVFYIIFGTFGATISSLVSSLPGELIAVLAGLALFASLSASLASAMKEEAQRESALITFLVTISGISIAGIGSAFWGLIAGVVTSFILTGDVRTALRKKSRAA
- a CDS encoding response regulator transcription factor, with protein sequence MPYRIYLVEDEQNLNQLLATYLQNEGWDVTSFLNGGDARQAIARQPDLWVLDIMLPDVDGYQLIREIKAQAPDVPVIFISARDAELDRVIGLEMGSDDYLPKPFLPRELVIRVKRLLNRVYNVVSNAVEAGNVLHIAPYTIDETKRIVTRDGQEIELTSKEFDLLLLYAKNQGQAFAREQILRRVWGEDYFGTDRVVDDLVRRVRKKMPELRIETIYGYGYRMVQI
- a CDS encoding HAMP domain-containing sensor histidine kinase, yielding MKNQPLAIQIWTAFAAFMLGIAVLVVLLVPWMLRPFFVDDMYARISDAQNILWEHRVVNGENPEKRPSPPDREKRDVKHLIFVDNELVMLTPHRLPPEVLTKITDQIVKQKTGTKKYQQNIQDQQFYYMIRSEKVGGHSVSLVSYITGAYETEMNRSLLRQLVSIMGLVLLVGVPFALWLARYLSRPLRTMERHVKQIADRKWHEPLDVNRKDEIGRLGQSIERMRRRLIKQDEAQQSFLQHISHELKTPVMVIRSYAQAIRDGIFPKGDLDGSVGVIEEESERLEKRIRSLLYLTKLDYLASREHEMETVDLSLLVEDAITRLRVRRLDIEWEIDIVPACVRGDDEQVSIAIENLLDNQIRHAAQKASVTLKKVQEEGKSYVLLRFWNDGGSIEADVKDTLFMPFYKGKKGQFGLGLTIVRQIAELHGADVCVENEDEGVAFYLRMIVE
- a CDS encoding helix-turn-helix transcriptional regulator, whose amino-acid sequence is MSKNDNMLAILWMLNSGAKITAKQIAEKLEINVRTVYRYIDSLCASGVPIVSDAGQNGGYSLLNNFISAPLFFDVEEQKAIIHAAVFAKEAGYPFSEVLSKATEKLKMYSNREQESILKRHLTGFEVISRNMAPSVKPILVELERAVANEYSVEIEYRTSHEEQPKQRVIDPYGVIYWNNKWYTIGFCHLRNEIRSFRAERVLQIKQTQRVFKRPEFFSAKEFFLQSLLPDLTDKDGVISLIIKGRAEALDDLCIHWFLGHHLKERTTNQAVFLLDERAIHAYVPYFLLSYGKAIQVIEPQSLKIKLVAVASELMEYYKI
- a CDS encoding type 1 glutamine amidotransferase family protein; its protein translation is MNNTVYLYVFDTMADWEIGYLSAELNSGRYYKKGLTPSKIVTMGIEKTPVITKGGLKILPDSKLDECSIKNADALILPGGDTWAETIHEPIIKIVEQCLKENIVVAAICGATVGLAKKGLLDSRWHTSNDLDYLKMICPTYTGEKYYKKESVVTDGKLITASGIAPLEFALHVLKSLDVFTPQTLDAWYNLNKTHEPKYFYEMMNSIQ
- a CDS encoding VOC family protein, with the protein product MADNIKYLGVSGKYTKNGIPNGFTTITPFIVVKNPSEAIEFYKSVFNARVKDVTEFSDEKGNKIVVHAELDFGNGFLQLGAANPSYKLVLPPTGDNACYSLAIYVTDVDQVFENAVAGGAKVREPIGNFVSGDRFGSILDPFGVRWSIMTRIEDLPEEESSRRVKEWAKSLSGN
- a CDS encoding RidA family protein; the encoded protein is MTDFKVEHKNPDFLFSSKIFSQMITVSGNAKTIYIGGQNATNAEGELVGQDDLELQTKQILKNIEIILASEQASFKDLIKLNIYLLNGCNPQIGLKAFQESIGVMENPPLITVLFVSGFARPGCLIEIDGIAAVESKK